The genomic DNA GACGTGGGGGTCGACGGACGACGAGGGGCAGAGCTACGTCGTTTCAGGGAAGCACGGGGTAATGCAGCGATCTTCTAATTGCTGAAATGTTTTTAGAATTCGAATTGTTTGGAACTAATTTTTGCATCtttgttttggatttttgtttATGTTGCTGCACGTTTGTTAAGGAGACGCCGGAGCCTTATCGTCTCCCAAATGAGGCTTCAATACTCAAGGCTGCTGCCGGTTGGGCCCATTGCGTTTCTGTTACGGGTAGGTTTTTGCTCCGATTTCTGGTGACCGTTTGGATTGTGAAAATGATGGAATGAATATTCATAATTCAGTACTTAAATTTGTGTTTGAAATGAAATGAGTTACGTGTAAATTGGTTAGTTGACTGATGTGTGGATTACTAGTGTTTCTTAGTACTAGTTGCATTTAGGAAACACGTGTGAAACACCACGGTAATTCTTCGATTTGAGTTTGATAACATGAAAAATTATGGATAATCAAGGGCCCGTatgataactatttcgtttttaatttttagtccATTTTTTGCACGTGAGATATGGAGAAAGTTTAGGGAGAAAGGAGAGATGAAGAAGGGTGGTGAGAGGGAGGGgaagaaataaagaataaatgaaaacaaaatttgtatagtgaaaacaacttaaaataaACTTTGgtatttagttttcaatttgtaTTCCTTTTCTTGTACATTTTTTCTATGTCTCTCACACTGTACTTCCTCCTCTCCTCTACATCATTCATTTCTCTCATGTATTTCCCCTCTATATCTACAAGAAAAACGAAAACTACAAAAGCTAAAatcaaaatggttatcaaacggttCCCCTTGTTTAGGAGCAGAATGTGAACTAATTGTGGTTATTGGCCAATGTACATGCTACAGAGAATGGTGAATTATACACTTGGGGTTGGAAAGAGTGTGTCCCCTCTGGGAATCTTATCGGTGATCTGGGTATGGTGGGACGCCTTCAAAGGGATACTACCGGGAACCAAAGTTCATTACTAGTTGAACAAGGTATTTCTGTAACCTGGGTATATCTGGAGAAACATGCACCTTCTAAATTGTACTAGATCAATGTGATTAAGACCTTATTATTTAATACAGTAAACTCGGTGCCTCAAGGCTTCAATCTGACTAGTGGGACAGTATCTAATCTTGACAGCAAAAGGGCCGGAGAGGACATTACAAAGCGAAGGAAGATTTCGTCAGCTAAACCTGAATCTGAAAGCTCAACAGGTAGTGAAGAATTCTTCACTCCCTCTCCTTGTCTTGTAACTCTGGGTCCTGGAGTGAGAATCACTACTGTTGCAGCTGGCGGACGCCACACTTTAGCATTAACAGGTAATAAGGCTTCAGGTTTATATTTAAGACTCTCAGGGCAGTTGCTTTTCTTTGTGGTCACACCATATAGTTTTGTAGGTTTGTAGGATGTACGAAGCTATGGAAGATTTTTGATGTAACGCAAGACTCCTGATGCATCATAATTTTAACCGAAGTTTCAGATATGGGACAGGTGTGGGGTTGGGGCTATGGAGGTGAAGGACAGCTAGGTTTGGGTACCAGGGTAAAGATGGTTTCTTCTCCTCATGTCATACCCTGTATTGAGCCATCTACTTCTGGGAAGGATGGGTCTTCTGTGGTATCTCAAGGTTCAAAAGTTCCTGGAAGTTGTGTGAAGGAGATTGCTTGTGGAGGCCGGCACAGTGCGGTAATAACAGGTCAGCATTTAAGGGATCGTATAGAGCTTGTAACCAGAGAATGAAGAGCTGGTTAATAGACTGCGTCTGTAGGTTGTATGCGTTGATATAATCCTACTTATTTGCTTCCCATCCTTAATTACCTTTGGATCCATGCAAAAT from Pyrus communis chromosome 17, drPyrComm1.1, whole genome shotgun sequence includes the following:
- the LOC137722236 gene encoding ultraviolet-B receptor UVR8-like isoform X1, translated to MDCNEGVRGGSTKTEERGEALVYMWGYLPGVSSEKSPTLSLTPVQFPNRMDGGDSWKDVCGGGCGFAMAISECGKLMTWGSTDDEGQSYVVSGKHGETPEPYRLPNEASILKAAAGWAHCVSVTENGELYTWGWKECVPSGNLIGDLGMVGRLQRDTTGNQSSLLVEQVNSVPQGFNLTSGTVSNLDSKRAGEDITKRRKISSAKPESESSTGSEEFFTPSPCLVTLGPGVRITTVAAGGRHTLALTDMGQVWGWGYGGEGQLGLGTRVKMVSSPHVIPCIEPSTSGKDGSSVVSQGSKVPGSCVKEIACGGRHSAVITDAGALLTFGWGLYGQCGQGNTNDQLRPSYLNSLSGTKVKNIAAGLWHTLCISDDGRVHAFGGNQFGQLGTGGDEAETLPKILDFPGLGSKHAKVASCGARHSVILTEDGQLFSWGWNKYGQLGLGDSVDRNTPSQVSIEGCLPKNIACGWWHTLLLAERPI